The Parvibaculaceae bacterium PLY_AMNH_Bact1 genome window below encodes:
- the flgC gene encoding flagellar basal body rod protein FlgC (Derived by automated computational analysis using gene prediction method: Protein Homology. GO_component: GO:0009425 - bacterial-type flagellum basal body [Evidence IEA]; GO_function: GO:0005198 - structural molecule activity [Evidence IEA]; GO_process: GO:0001539 - cilium or flagellum-dependent cell motility [Evidence IEA]), translating to MDLVKSMMIAASGMRAQSGRMRVLAENIANSQSAATTPGAEPYRRQIVTFESELDRELNARVVKVGKPVADKSDFELKYMPGHPGADENGYVQMPNVNGLVESMDMKEAQRSYEANLNMIQASRRMMSQTLELLRR from the coding sequence ATGGATCTTGTGAAATCAATGATGATTGCTGCTTCTGGCATGCGGGCCCAAAGTGGTCGCATGCGGGTGTTGGCGGAGAATATTGCTAACTCACAATCCGCCGCGACGACGCCGGGCGCAGAACCTTACCGTCGGCAGATCGTGACGTTTGAGAGTGAACTAGACCGTGAGCTTAATGCTCGTGTTGTGAAGGTTGGGAAACCGGTCGCCGATAAGTCCGATTTTGAGCTGAAATATATGCCAGGCCATCCAGGGGCTGATGAGAATGGCTATGTGCAGATGCCAAATGTGAATGGGCTGGTTGAGTCCATGGATATGAAAGAGGCGCAGCGCTCTTATGAAGCGAACCTCAATATGATCCAGGCATCGCGGCGGATGATGTCTCAGACACTCGAATTGCTTCGTCGTTGA
- the fliP gene encoding flagellar type III secretion system pore protein FliP (The bacterial flagellar biogenesis protein FliP forms a type III secretion system (T3SS)-type pore required for flagellar assembly; Derived by automated computational analysis using gene prediction method: Protein Homology. GO_process: GO:0001539 - cilium or flagellum-dependent cell motility [Evidence IEA]), translating into MLSALPASAETINVDFSEGFGLTERVVQIIALVTVLSLAPSILIMITSFVRIVVVLSLLRTAMGVQQSPPNSVIISLALFLTAFIMAPVFETAYETGIQPLINEEIEMGEALSVSSKPFQEFMLTQVRDKDLQLFMDLSKTPAVEEQQDIPFQVVVPAFMISELKRAFEIGFLIFVPFIVIDMIVASVLMSMGMMMLPPIIISLPFKLIFFVLVDGWHLITGSLVQSFGT; encoded by the coding sequence ATGCTGTCAGCCCTCCCTGCCTCAGCAGAAACCATCAATGTAGATTTCTCGGAAGGCTTTGGCCTCACAGAGCGCGTTGTTCAGATCATCGCACTCGTCACGGTGCTCAGTCTCGCTCCCTCGATTCTGATCATGATCACCTCCTTCGTACGCATCGTAGTGGTTCTATCACTTCTGAGAACCGCGATGGGCGTACAACAATCACCACCTAACTCAGTGATCATCAGCCTCGCTCTGTTCCTGACCGCATTTATTATGGCTCCGGTCTTCGAAACAGCCTACGAGACCGGCATTCAACCGCTCATCAACGAAGAAATCGAAATGGGTGAAGCGCTGAGTGTTTCCTCCAAGCCGTTTCAGGAATTCATGCTGACCCAGGTAAGAGACAAAGACCTGCAACTCTTCATGGACCTGTCAAAAACACCTGCTGTTGAAGAACAGCAAGACATTCCTTTTCAGGTCGTCGTTCCTGCCTTCATGATCAGTGAGTTGAAGCGCGCTTTTGAGATCGGGTTTCTTATCTTTGTCCCCTTCATCGTCATCGACATGATTGTCGCCTCAGTCCTCATGTCCATGGGCATGATGATGCTGCCGCCCATCATTATCTCCCTGCCCTTCAAGCTCATCTTCTTTGTGCTTGTCGACGGCTGGCACTTGATTACGGGATCACTTGTTCAGAGCTTCGGTACATAA
- a CDS encoding flagellar biosynthetic protein FliO (Derived by automated computational analysis using gene prediction method: Protein Homology.): MELSEILRFASALIFVVGLIVACAWCARRFGLVPTGRQTSMNKRLAVTETLAIDPKRKLVIVRHDDREHLLLLGDQDTILEAGLPAKEELAVEATADAKPLNASALTGPVTDQMQKVVSLLKERRA, encoded by the coding sequence ATGGAACTCAGCGAAATACTCCGCTTCGCATCAGCACTCATCTTTGTTGTTGGTCTCATTGTTGCCTGCGCCTGGTGCGCCCGGCGCTTCGGCCTGGTACCGACAGGTCGCCAAACATCTATGAACAAGCGCCTCGCGGTTACCGAAACGCTCGCTATTGATCCCAAACGCAAGCTTGTGATCGTGCGACATGACGACAGGGAACATCTCCTCCTCCTAGGAGATCAGGACACCATTCTGGAAGCAGGGCTTCCAGCTAAGGAGGAACTGGCGGTCGAAGCGACAGCTGACGCCAAACCTCTCAATGCGTCAGCTCTTACCGGCCCTGTAACAGATCAGATGCAAAAGGTGGTCTCTCTCCTGAAGGAGCGCCGCGCGTGA
- the fliE gene encoding flagellar hook-basal body complex protein FliE (Derived by automated computational analysis using gene prediction method: Protein Homology. GO_function: GO:0005198 - structural molecule activity [Evidence IEA]; GO_process: GO:0001539 - cilium or flagellum-dependent cell motility [Evidence IEA]), whose protein sequence is MTVPASVALNAYTNAVKQATDAGGANDVAASAGSAQGGFGDMLKGVVESMAATGINAEQQAASAVAGTADVVDVVTAVSEAEATLQTVVAIRDNVITAYQEIMKMPI, encoded by the coding sequence ATGACTGTTCCTGCTTCTGTTGCACTCAATGCCTATACGAACGCTGTCAAACAAGCGACTGATGCGGGTGGTGCCAATGATGTTGCAGCCAGTGCCGGGTCCGCCCAAGGTGGCTTTGGTGACATGCTCAAGGGTGTTGTGGAAAGCATGGCTGCGACGGGCATTAACGCTGAGCAGCAGGCCGCGTCAGCGGTTGCTGGAACAGCGGATGTAGTTGATGTGGTGACAGCGGTTTCCGAAGCTGAAGCGACCTTACAGACTGTTGTTGCGATCCGCGACAATGTGATCACGGCCTACCAGGAAATTATGAAGATGCCGATCTAA
- the flgB gene encoding flagellar basal body rod protein FlgB (Derived by automated computational analysis using gene prediction method: Protein Homology. GO_component: GO:0009429 - bacterial-type flagellum basal body, proximal rod [Evidence IEA]; GO_function: GO:0005198 - structural molecule activity [Evidence IEA]; GO_process: GO:0001539 - cilium or flagellum-dependent cell motility [Evidence IEA]), with product MFLGDSPIFSMMKERMHWLSDRQRVIAENVANADTPNYIAKDLSEPDFGAMLRTRSSRPVLTATRTDGDHLSANGSTGGSSSAYVRSPDFETTPTGNAVVLEEQMIKAAQNQMDYQTVTGLYSKSVGMLKIALGKG from the coding sequence ATGTTTCTTGGTGACTCCCCCATCTTCTCGATGATGAAGGAACGCATGCATTGGCTGTCGGACCGGCAGCGGGTGATTGCAGAGAATGTCGCGAATGCAGATACCCCCAATTACATTGCCAAAGACCTATCCGAGCCTGACTTTGGTGCGATGCTGCGGACACGCTCATCACGGCCGGTACTGACGGCAACTCGGACAGACGGCGATCACCTGAGCGCTAATGGCAGCACAGGCGGTAGCTCATCGGCCTATGTCCGAAGCCCGGATTTTGAAACCACACCGACCGGGAACGCAGTGGTGCTGGAAGAACAGATGATTAAAGCCGCCCAAAACCAGATGGATTACCAGACGGTGACCGGTCTCTATTCGAAGAGCGTCGGCATGTTGAAAATTGCCCTGGGTAAGGGCTGA